The following are from one region of the Coffea eugenioides isolate CCC68of chromosome 2, Ceug_1.0, whole genome shotgun sequence genome:
- the LOC113756605 gene encoding putative F-box/LRR-repeat protein At3g18150: protein MVKGSGSSGRRSPSSPLRASHGDGRNSVSYSPSRSFYGGASDLERSGRRYSSYSRSRASHSEGGNSVSCSRSPSSHGNGSNSERARVSGREKSPGTHGDGRNSKRARVSKSDKCTETSGNDRISALPNKILVHILSFLTMDEAVATGILSKRWEYLWTEIPNLVSCPNVFSLEVLGCLDTILQLTDTTFQVEANLDFNLREIGSVTSLAYENCQKMVQSLLESLGSVEKLSIGSWFLQVLSTMEKGNLLCPSSPCKSLTLNVSRSIEREDLYGIVCILESLPNLEVLT from the exons ATGGTAAAAGGTAGTGGTTCTAGTGGTCGCCGCTCTCCATCTAGCCCTTTACGCGCATCCCATGGCGATGGTAGAAACTCGGTTTCATATAGCCCTTCACGCTCATTCTATGGCGGTGCTAGCGACTTGGAAAGGTCTGGTCGTCGTTACTCTTCATACAGCCGTTCAAGGGCATCCCATAGTGAAGGTGGAAACTCAGTTTCATGCAGCCGTTCACCCAGTTCCCACGGCAATGGTAGCAACTCGGAAAGGGCTCGAGTCTCAGGACGGGAAAAATCTCCGGGAACCCATGGCGATGGTAGGAACTCGAAAAGGGCTCGTGTCTCAAAATCGGATAAATGTACGGAAACCTCCGGGAATGATAGGATTAGTGCATTGCCGAACAAGATCCTGGTGCACATCCTTTCATTCTTGACAATGGATGAAGCTGTTGCCACAGGTATTTTATCCAAAAGGTGGGAGTACCTTTGGACCGAGATTCCTAACTTG GTTTCGTGTCCTAATGTTTTTTCGCTAGAGGTGTTAGGATGTCTTGACACAATATTGCAGCTGACAGACACGACATTCCAGGTTGAGGCCAATCTTGATTTCAACCTACGCGAAATAGGTTCTGTTACCTCATTGGCCTATGAAAATTGCCAAAAAATGGTCCAAAGTCTGCTTGAAAGCCTTGGTAGTGTAGAAAAACTATCAATCGGAAGTTGGTTTCTCCAG GTACTATCAACAATGGAGAAAGGCAATTTGCTTTGTCCATCATCACCCTGCAAAAGCTTGACACTAAATGTGAGCAGAAGCATTGAGAGAGAGGATTTGTATGGGATTGTTTGCATCCTTGAGAGTTTACCAAACCTGGAAGTTCTGACCTAG
- the LOC113763240 gene encoding myosin-2-like isoform X2: MPATNTMVTPSSLELMLKQLQQMEDQPADEPPALPTRPVIRARLPRSRRQLSLSSQQSDLDITLSCEERMIGRRRAMSGDSFESAERADVGAPASVVESANGSLAGCGHRNHENGNADKVGNFDEAKEIALQWMLGKHLHGRQTCCQYDELKIGVITLQSFVRGENARICFIKKMKAIRAIQKCVKSQLRSTMLDEKDQAAIFLQASIRGWLAWRHYNSIDKRERQFNEEARNVKNLENKDQIMVPYSVLVDLQRRVLKTEALLDKKKEENATLKLQIKQLERKRQQYETKMKLMEKTWQDQLTSMQMSLAAKKSSSKHAVGKLGLLLALPEIQDEDAPDPSPTSRFQLNGRSNSDQLIDHEKGILDEDTGIFIHIEPGRMASSTNPEEELERLKFKFKTWKKDFKNKLMVAKTTIKKLGNSETGKNSHKKWWGR; the protein is encoded by the exons ATGCCTGCAACAAACACAATGGTGACTCCTAGCTCCCTCGAGCTTATGCTGAAACAACTCCAGCAAATGGAGGATCAGCCAGCGGATGAGCCTCCTGCTTTACCAACTCGTCCAGTGATCAGGGCTCGGCTGCCTCGGTCAAGAAGGCAACTGTCACTTAGCTCCCAGCAAAGTGATCTAGATATCACTTTAAGTTGTGAAGAGAGGATGATTGGGAGGAGAAGAGCAATGAGCGGTGATTCTTTTGAGTCTGCAGAAAGGGCTGATGTGGGAGCACCAGCATCTGTAGTTGAGTCTGCGAATGGCTCACTTGCGGGATGTGGCCACAGAAACCATGAAAATGGTAATGCAGATAAG GTTGGTAACTTTGACGAGGCAAAGGAAATAGCACTGCAGTGGATGCTGGGGAAACACCTGCATGGTCGTCAAACCTGCTGCCAGTATGATGAGCTTAAAATAGGAGTAATTACACTGCAATCAT TTGTTCGTGGTGAAAATGCAAGAATATGtttcattaaaaaaatgaaagccATTCGAGCCATACAGAAATGTGTAAAAAGTCAGCTCAGAAGTACCATGTTAGACGAAAAGGATCAGGCAGCAATATTCTTGCAAGCAA GCATCCGTGGTTGGTTGGCATGGAGGCACTACAATTCCATAGACAAAAGAGAAAGACAGTTCAATGAGGAAGCAAGGAATGTgaaaaacctagaaaataag GATCAAATTATGGTTCCATACTCGGTTTTAGTTGATCTACAAAGACGAGTTCTGAAAACAGAGGCCTTATTAGACAAGAAGAAAGAGGAAAATGCCACTTTAAAGCTACAAATAAAGCAACTCGAGAGAAAAAGGCAGCAATATGAGacaaaaatgaaattgatggaGAAGACATGGCAAGATCAGTTAACATCTATGCAA ATGAGTCTAGCAGCTAAAAAGAGCTCTTCTAAACATGCTGTGGGCAAACTCGGCCTACTTTTGGCTTTACCTGAAATTCAGGACGAAGATGCACCTGATCCATCACCTACATCTAGGTTTCAATTAAATGGCAGATCAAATTCTGATCAGCTCATTGATCATGAGAAAGGGATTTTGGATGAAGATACTGGCATCTTTATTCACATTGAACCTGGAAGGATGGCTTCTAGCACCAATCCAGAAGAGGAGCTCGAGAGACTGAAGTTCAAGTTTAAAACTTGGAAGAAAGACTTCAAGAATAAGTTGATGGTAGCAAAAACCACAATCAAGAAGCTTGGCAACTCTGAAACAGGGAAAAATAGTCATAAGAAATGGTGGGGAAGATAA
- the LOC113763240 gene encoding myosin-2-like isoform X1, with translation MPATNTMVTPSSLELMLKQLQQMEDQPADEPPALPTRPVIRARLPRSRRQLSLSSQQSDLDITLSCEERMIGRRRAMSGDSFESAERADVGAPASVVESANGSLAGCGHRNHENGNADKVGNFDEAKEIALQWMLGKHLHGRQTCCQYDELKIGVITLQSCKFVRGENARICFIKKMKAIRAIQKCVKSQLRSTMLDEKDQAAIFLQASIRGWLAWRHYNSIDKRERQFNEEARNVKNLENKDQIMVPYSVLVDLQRRVLKTEALLDKKKEENATLKLQIKQLERKRQQYETKMKLMEKTWQDQLTSMQMSLAAKKSSSKHAVGKLGLLLALPEIQDEDAPDPSPTSRFQLNGRSNSDQLIDHEKGILDEDTGIFIHIEPGRMASSTNPEEELERLKFKFKTWKKDFKNKLMVAKTTIKKLGNSETGKNSHKKWWGR, from the exons ATGCCTGCAACAAACACAATGGTGACTCCTAGCTCCCTCGAGCTTATGCTGAAACAACTCCAGCAAATGGAGGATCAGCCAGCGGATGAGCCTCCTGCTTTACCAACTCGTCCAGTGATCAGGGCTCGGCTGCCTCGGTCAAGAAGGCAACTGTCACTTAGCTCCCAGCAAAGTGATCTAGATATCACTTTAAGTTGTGAAGAGAGGATGATTGGGAGGAGAAGAGCAATGAGCGGTGATTCTTTTGAGTCTGCAGAAAGGGCTGATGTGGGAGCACCAGCATCTGTAGTTGAGTCTGCGAATGGCTCACTTGCGGGATGTGGCCACAGAAACCATGAAAATGGTAATGCAGATAAG GTTGGTAACTTTGACGAGGCAAAGGAAATAGCACTGCAGTGGATGCTGGGGAAACACCTGCATGGTCGTCAAACCTGCTGCCAGTATGATGAGCTTAAAATAGGAGTAATTACACTGCAATCATGCAAGT TTGTTCGTGGTGAAAATGCAAGAATATGtttcattaaaaaaatgaaagccATTCGAGCCATACAGAAATGTGTAAAAAGTCAGCTCAGAAGTACCATGTTAGACGAAAAGGATCAGGCAGCAATATTCTTGCAAGCAA GCATCCGTGGTTGGTTGGCATGGAGGCACTACAATTCCATAGACAAAAGAGAAAGACAGTTCAATGAGGAAGCAAGGAATGTgaaaaacctagaaaataag GATCAAATTATGGTTCCATACTCGGTTTTAGTTGATCTACAAAGACGAGTTCTGAAAACAGAGGCCTTATTAGACAAGAAGAAAGAGGAAAATGCCACTTTAAAGCTACAAATAAAGCAACTCGAGAGAAAAAGGCAGCAATATGAGacaaaaatgaaattgatggaGAAGACATGGCAAGATCAGTTAACATCTATGCAA ATGAGTCTAGCAGCTAAAAAGAGCTCTTCTAAACATGCTGTGGGCAAACTCGGCCTACTTTTGGCTTTACCTGAAATTCAGGACGAAGATGCACCTGATCCATCACCTACATCTAGGTTTCAATTAAATGGCAGATCAAATTCTGATCAGCTCATTGATCATGAGAAAGGGATTTTGGATGAAGATACTGGCATCTTTATTCACATTGAACCTGGAAGGATGGCTTCTAGCACCAATCCAGAAGAGGAGCTCGAGAGACTGAAGTTCAAGTTTAAAACTTGGAAGAAAGACTTCAAGAATAAGTTGATGGTAGCAAAAACCACAATCAAGAAGCTTGGCAACTCTGAAACAGGGAAAAATAGTCATAAGAAATGGTGGGGAAGATAA